A region from the Phycisphaeraceae bacterium genome encodes:
- the hemW gene encoding radical SAM family heme chaperone HemW translates to MPVPLTQIVVLPGTTKSSGQAPLLQPLENRGGSPIHGLYLHVPFCFHKCHYCDFYSLVESPGSDRQEAFTERLIEELQWRATQAQLRPATIFVGGGTPTLLRIELWQRLLAALRSFGISDAAREFTVEANPETVTPRLADMLAAGGVNRVSIGAQSFDPSLLKALERWHDPASVTKAVRIFRTAGITNINLDLIFAIPGQTSRTLDADINAALALEPDHLSYYGLTYEPNTALTQRLKTGQVSRIDEDIESDMFAQVIERLERAGFEQYEVSNWARKSAGMTADRRCAHNLVYWRNENWLGVGPAAASHVDGCRWKNKPHLGQYLNERPAPPVVDVETLPAERRIGEELMLRLRLREGVPESWIQTRLRDDRSRQQKIQEFIAMGMLEAVDGCIRLTRRGLFVADAVITQLL, encoded by the coding sequence ATGCCAGTCCCTCTGACTCAAATCGTTGTATTACCCGGCACCACTAAGTCTAGCGGTCAGGCTCCCTTGCTTCAACCGCTGGAAAACCGGGGCGGCTCTCCCATCCACGGGCTTTACCTACACGTCCCGTTTTGCTTTCACAAGTGCCACTACTGCGATTTTTACTCCCTGGTGGAGTCGCCGGGTTCGGATCGGCAGGAGGCGTTTACAGAGCGGCTGATAGAGGAGCTTCAGTGGCGGGCGACACAGGCTCAGCTGCGCCCTGCCACGATATTCGTCGGCGGCGGCACCCCCACGCTGCTGCGTATCGAACTATGGCAACGACTACTGGCGGCGCTCCGCTCTTTCGGAATATCTGACGCGGCACGGGAGTTCACCGTCGAAGCCAACCCGGAGACCGTAACTCCCCGCCTCGCCGACATGCTCGCGGCTGGAGGCGTCAACCGGGTGAGCATCGGCGCGCAGTCGTTCGACCCGTCGCTGCTCAAGGCTTTGGAACGCTGGCACGATCCGGCGAGCGTCACCAAGGCGGTCAGAATCTTCCGCACGGCAGGGATCACCAACATCAACCTTGACCTGATCTTTGCGATTCCCGGCCAGACGAGCCGGACACTCGATGCGGATATCAATGCGGCACTCGCTCTGGAGCCGGACCACCTGAGTTACTACGGCCTGACCTACGAACCCAACACCGCTTTGACGCAGCGGCTCAAAACGGGGCAGGTATCACGCATCGACGAGGACATCGAAAGCGACATGTTCGCTCAGGTGATCGAACGTCTTGAACGTGCGGGGTTCGAGCAATATGAAGTGAGTAACTGGGCGAGGAAGTCAGCGGGGATGACCGCCGATCGTCGCTGTGCTCATAACCTCGTCTATTGGCGGAATGAAAACTGGCTCGGCGTCGGCCCCGCAGCGGCGAGTCATGTGGACGGCTGCCGCTGGAAAAATAAGCCGCATCTGGGGCAGTACCTCAACGAACGACCCGCACCGCCTGTGGTGGATGTGGAGACGTTGCCCGCTGAACGTCGGATCGGCGAGGAGTTGATGCTCCGATTGCGCCTGCGCGAAGGCGTACCCGAATCGTGGATCCAAACCCGGCTGCGCGACGACAGATCGCGTCAGCAGAAGATTCAGGAATTCATCGCCATGGGAATGCTCGAAGCGGTGGACGGCTGCATTCGTCTGACCCGTCGCGGGCTGTTTGTCGCTGATGCGGTCATCACGCAGTTGCTCTGA
- a CDS encoding FHA domain-containing protein translates to MNLSLVMFKSDGARRDFAIEKARIVIGRTNNCDLRIPLSSVSRQHCEVRVEGDKAILRDLGSSNGTYHNSVRIQEVVLRPGDEISVGSVVFFVTIDGQPENLQPVRSSGGETAPVAREEAPTPYAKAPAVEEDDDQPVELPELDEEESTAPLALADDDEEETPSLVAPVQPEPVKAAAPPAPTPAPAKPQEIETPAEEEELVLPDSFEEESHTSSIELDDPIAALQAMADRESEDSGEIPLLEDDEDKN, encoded by the coding sequence ATGAACCTGTCGCTGGTGATGTTCAAGTCTGATGGAGCGCGCCGCGACTTCGCAATCGAGAAGGCCCGGATCGTCATCGGTCGCACTAACAACTGCGACCTCCGCATCCCGCTCTCGAGTGTTTCCCGTCAACATTGTGAGGTCCGTGTCGAGGGGGACAAAGCGATCCTCCGGGACCTCGGATCCAGCAACGGGACCTACCACAATAGCGTACGAATCCAGGAAGTGGTGCTCCGCCCCGGCGATGAAATATCCGTCGGCTCGGTGGTCTTCTTCGTGACGATCGACGGCCAGCCGGAAAATCTCCAGCCGGTGCGCTCCAGTGGCGGCGAGACGGCACCGGTCGCCCGCGAAGAAGCTCCCACGCCGTACGCCAAAGCTCCCGCTGTTGAAGAAGATGACGATCAACCCGTCGAGTTGCCGGAACTCGATGAGGAAGAAAGCACAGCCCCGTTGGCTCTTGCGGATGATGATGAGGAGGAAACACCTTCACTCGTCGCCCCCGTCCAGCCGGAACCGGTCAAAGCTGCCGCTCCGCCGGCACCAACACCAGCGCCAGCTAAACCTCAGGAAATTGAGACTCCCGCCGAAGAAGAAGAGCTGGTTCTGCCTGATTCGTTTGAGGAAGAATCGCACACCTCCTCGATTGAGCTGGATGATCCGATCGCGGCTCTACAGGCCATGGCCGACCGCGAAAGCGAAGACTCCGGGGAGATTCCGCTGCTCGAAGATGATGAGGATAAGAACTGA
- a CDS encoding DUF721 domain-containing protein, whose protein sequence is MPTRNPVDIHLERLRQWRNKPETASGMEFLKKQFKAEVEKPYKQLVSITEVWMRLVPPELLEHTRLESFSRGVLRVAVDSSPRLFELDRLLRGGLEQRLITEHRGQPFRKVQLHVG, encoded by the coding sequence ATGCCGACGCGCAATCCCGTGGACATTCACCTCGAACGACTGCGCCAATGGCGGAATAAGCCGGAAACCGCATCCGGCATGGAGTTTCTCAAAAAGCAATTCAAGGCGGAGGTTGAAAAGCCTTACAAACAGCTCGTTTCGATCACCGAGGTATGGATGCGCCTCGTGCCGCCGGAATTGCTCGAACATACCAGACTCGAAAGCTTCAGTCGTGGGGTGCTCCGGGTCGCGGTGGACTCTAGCCCGCGGCTTTTCGAGCTTGACCGTCTGCTTCGCGGCGGGCTGGAGCAGCGACTCATCACCGAGCACCGCGGCCAGCCATTCCGAAAGGTTCAACTTCACGTGGGGTGA
- a CDS encoding shikimate kinase codes for MIGNIILIGYRGSGKTSVGRKLASQLWKTFVDVDDATCARFNNPSIADIWQKHGEQEWRRVEVEVTRDLCARKDHVIGLGGGTLMQSGARQAVEDAPQTVRIYLKCAPEILHERIRSDSRSSATRPNLTNLGGGLEEIKAVLAVREPVYEAVADKVLDVSHVSVDDAVRYLISKCL; via the coding sequence ATGATCGGCAACATTATTCTGATCGGATATCGCGGAAGCGGGAAAACCTCCGTCGGCAGGAAACTCGCCAGCCAGCTCTGGAAGACGTTCGTTGATGTGGATGATGCGACCTGCGCACGATTCAACAACCCCTCCATTGCTGACATCTGGCAAAAGCACGGCGAGCAGGAGTGGCGCCGCGTCGAGGTTGAGGTCACCCGCGATCTGTGTGCCAGAAAAGATCACGTCATCGGACTCGGCGGCGGCACACTCATGCAGAGCGGTGCCCGACAGGCTGTCGAAGACGCTCCACAGACGGTGCGCATCTACCTCAAGTGTGCTCCTGAAATTCTGCATGAACGCATCCGCTCCGATAGCCGTTCATCCGCGACACGGCCTAATCTCACCAACCTCGGCGGGGGTCTGGAGGAGATCAAAGCTGTCCTTGCGGTGCGCGAGCCGGTGTACGAAGCGGTGGCGGATAAAGTGCTGGACGTCTCCCACGTGAGCGTGGATGACGCGGTGCGTTATCTGATTTCCAAGTGTCTGTGA
- the upp gene encoding uracil phosphoribosyltransferase — protein MAKKSSQFHLLDHPLIHHLLTEARDERTQPPRFREVMALIGEFLAVEATRDLPTRRVRIRTPLERYEGQTLQLPITIVPILRAGLGLAAGFHRIMPEAHMGHLGMFRDEKKLSPVSYFEKLPRDAAKGPVFIIDPMLATGGSAISAVKVMHGHGCRDVRLLCLVASPQGAARFAKAHPTVPVFAAAMDRQLDERGYILPGLGDAGDRLFGTSD, from the coding sequence ATGGCCAAGAAATCCTCGCAATTCCATCTGCTCGATCATCCGTTGATTCATCATCTGCTGACGGAAGCGCGCGATGAGCGCACACAGCCGCCGCGATTCCGCGAGGTGATGGCATTGATCGGAGAGTTTCTCGCCGTCGAAGCGACACGCGATCTGCCGACACGGCGTGTGCGCATCCGAACCCCGCTGGAGCGGTACGAGGGGCAAACGCTGCAACTGCCGATCACGATTGTGCCGATCCTCCGTGCGGGGCTGGGACTTGCTGCGGGATTTCATCGGATCATGCCCGAGGCACACATGGGACACCTGGGCATGTTCCGTGACGAAAAGAAATTAAGTCCGGTGAGCTACTTTGAGAAACTGCCGCGTGATGCCGCCAAGGGGCCGGTCTTCATCATCGACCCGATGCTGGCGACCGGAGGCAGTGCGATCTCAGCAGTGAAAGTCATGCACGGCCACGGCTGCCGGGATGTGAGGCTGCTCTGTCTGGTGGCTTCACCGCAGGGTGCAGCCCGATTTGCCAAGGCGCACCCGACGGTGCCGGTCTTCGCCGCTGCGATGGATCGCCAACTCGATGAGCGGGGCTACATTCTCCCCGGACTGGGTGATGCGGGGGATCGGCTTTTCGGCACCAGTGATTAA
- a CDS encoding deoxyribonuclease IV, whose protein sequence is MFGSHLSVAGGLHNALIEAQRLDMDCVQVFTKNQRQWRAAPLSEESIREWNQHRKETEMDQVVSHDSYLINLAHSGEEPWRKSVEAFRDELQRCEMLAIPYLVTHPGAHLGEGIDAGIERVAAALNLLHRDLAGYRTVTLLEVTAGQGTCLGAKFEEIKQIIDRVTDSERVAVCLDTAHMIEAGYDLTSAEGTLATLDELDAVISLARVKAIHINDSKTPRGSRVDRHEHIGKGHVSLEAFRSFVNHPAFQNVPMILETPKEEASNGELWDVINLRVLRDLQKTERKTGRSRAK, encoded by the coding sequence ATGTTTGGATCACACCTATCCGTCGCCGGCGGCCTGCACAATGCCTTGATCGAAGCGCAGCGGCTCGACATGGACTGCGTTCAGGTCTTCACTAAAAACCAGCGTCAATGGCGTGCTGCCCCCTTATCCGAGGAGTCCATCCGGGAGTGGAATCAGCACCGAAAAGAGACTGAGATGGATCAGGTCGTCAGCCACGACAGCTACCTCATCAACCTCGCGCACAGCGGTGAAGAACCGTGGCGGAAATCCGTTGAGGCATTTCGTGATGAGTTACAGCGATGCGAGATGCTTGCCATCCCCTATCTGGTCACACATCCCGGCGCACATCTGGGTGAGGGAATCGACGCAGGGATTGAGCGCGTCGCCGCGGCTCTCAACCTGCTGCACCGCGATCTTGCGGGCTATCGCACTGTCACGCTGCTGGAAGTCACCGCCGGCCAGGGAACATGCCTCGGTGCGAAGTTTGAGGAAATCAAACAGATCATTGATCGTGTCACGGATTCTGAGCGTGTGGCGGTGTGCCTCGACACCGCGCACATGATCGAGGCGGGCTACGACCTGACCAGTGCGGAAGGCACGCTGGCGACGCTCGACGAATTGGATGCGGTCATCAGCCTCGCACGGGTGAAGGCCATCCACATCAACGACTCCAAGACGCCGCGCGGCAGCCGTGTCGATCGCCACGAGCACATCGGCAAGGGTCATGTTTCACTCGAAGCGTTCCGGAGCTTTGTCAACCATCCCGCCTTCCAGAATGTGCCCATGATTCTGGAAACCCCCAAAGAGGAGGCCTCCAACGGGGAACTCTGGGACGTGATCAACCTTCGCGTACTTCGAGACTTACAGAAAACCGAACGAAAGACAGGACGTTCGCGTGCAAAGTGA
- a CDS encoding glutamyl-tRNA reductase: MRILMLGVNHRTAPVELREMLALPAQAAGHALDRLRQLYPGTEAVFLSTCNRTEIYLVRPSLEKPSAEDLITFLADLCNIDRTTLAGVTIHREQAQAIAQLFRVCAGLDSMVLGEHQILGQVRQAYELAAAHGAVGPVLHRVFQQAVAVSRQARTATGIDAGRLSIGSVAVDFAKRIFERFEDKTIVALGAGEMAKLTLRHFHDLAPAKLWLASRTYDRAARLAGSLHLPPGRGGVRPFDDLNELLVEADIVITGTSAREPIITAPLVASLLTRRRSRPLFIIDIALPRNVDAQVGTLKNVYLHNLDDLQAVVDETRGQRWSQVEACEKILFDAVRQCMAEILNRDIGQLVRALRQRFHEIGQAELDRTSRKLDSLGHPDLQPLIEEHTQRVINKLLHLPLAQLDRRQPDAPLSFYAAALRRLFDLKTDAPDTAASLDTPATVEPEETAPHSPVVTPNASSD; the protein is encoded by the coding sequence ATGCGAATTCTCATGCTCGGCGTCAATCATCGCACTGCACCGGTTGAGCTGCGTGAAATGCTCGCGCTGCCCGCCCAAGCCGCCGGCCACGCGCTGGACCGACTCCGCCAGCTTTATCCGGGGACCGAGGCTGTCTTTCTCTCGACCTGCAACCGCACGGAGATTTATCTGGTCCGCCCGTCGCTGGAAAAGCCCTCGGCTGAAGACCTGATTACTTTTCTCGCGGACCTCTGCAACATCGATCGCACGACGCTAGCGGGCGTCACCATTCATCGTGAGCAGGCACAGGCGATCGCGCAATTGTTCCGCGTCTGTGCAGGGCTTGATTCGATGGTGCTGGGCGAGCATCAAATTCTTGGTCAGGTCAGGCAGGCGTATGAGCTGGCGGCGGCTCACGGCGCGGTCGGCCCGGTGCTGCACCGCGTGTTTCAGCAGGCCGTCGCCGTGTCGCGTCAGGCGCGGACAGCCACCGGGATCGATGCCGGTCGGCTATCCATCGGCTCGGTCGCGGTGGACTTCGCCAAACGGATTTTTGAGCGGTTCGAGGATAAGACCATCGTGGCACTGGGTGCCGGCGAGATGGCCAAGCTCACGCTCCGCCATTTCCACGACCTGGCACCGGCGAAACTCTGGCTGGCCAGTCGGACGTATGACCGTGCCGCCCGGCTGGCGGGAAGCCTGCATCTACCGCCCGGACGCGGCGGTGTAAGGCCGTTTGACGATCTGAATGAACTGCTCGTTGAAGCGGACATCGTCATCACCGGCACCAGCGCGCGTGAACCGATCATCACCGCGCCGCTCGTCGCATCGCTGCTGACGCGACGGCGATCACGGCCGCTGTTCATCATCGACATCGCTCTGCCCCGTAACGTCGATGCCCAGGTGGGCACACTTAAAAATGTGTATCTCCACAACCTCGACGACCTTCAGGCTGTGGTGGACGAGACACGCGGGCAGCGATGGAGTCAGGTCGAAGCGTGTGAGAAAATCCTTTTCGATGCGGTTCGTCAGTGCATGGCGGAAATCCTCAACCGCGATATCGGGCAACTCGTCCGTGCGCTGCGGCAGCGTTTTCACGAGATCGGCCAGGCGGAGCTGGATCGCACCAGTCGCAAGCTCGACAGTCTCGGACACCCCGATCTCCAGCCGCTGATTGAAGAACACACGCAGCGAGTAATCAACAAGCTCCTCCACCTGCCGCTGGCCCAGCTCGACCGCCGCCAGCCCGATGCGCCGCTGAGTTTTTACGCAGCCGCGTTGCGCAGGCTGTTTGACCTGAAGACCGACGCCCCCGATACCGCGGCATCGCTCGACACGCCGGCTACGGTCGAGCCGGAAGAAACGGCGCCCCACTCACCCGTCGTCACACCCAACGCATCATCGGATTGA
- a CDS encoding bifunctional precorrin-2 dehydrogenase/sirohydrochlorin ferrochelatase has translation MNSLPVMLKVAGKLCVVVGSGAVAARRVAALKACGARIRVVAPDADKLDGDGIEIVPRHFRAGDLRGALLVAVATDDRMVNDTIAEEAAREGVLINRADDASAGDVTIPAHSHHGPMTLAVSTGGISPSAGATILRQLNAALDPVWSRLLELIAPYRAAIRNRCADAEQRQTRLLRLTDDDMLRLFKTEGEAAVRARAESLASFSPGDTQPAAPRGNVCGMRHDSSAADVKETR, from the coding sequence ATGAACAGCCTGCCCGTCATGCTCAAGGTAGCGGGAAAGCTCTGTGTCGTCGTCGGCAGCGGTGCCGTCGCTGCCCGTCGTGTCGCCGCGCTCAAGGCCTGCGGTGCGCGCATTCGTGTTGTCGCCCCCGATGCCGACAAGCTCGATGGCGATGGCATTGAAATCGTGCCGCGACATTTCCGGGCCGGCGATTTGCGCGGCGCGTTGCTCGTGGCGGTGGCGACGGATGACCGAATGGTTAACGACACCATCGCGGAGGAAGCGGCTCGTGAAGGCGTACTCATCAATCGAGCCGACGACGCCTCGGCAGGCGATGTCACGATCCCTGCGCACTCACATCACGGGCCGATGACACTTGCTGTCAGTACCGGCGGGATCAGCCCGTCAGCAGGGGCGACGATTCTCCGCCAGCTAAATGCTGCACTCGATCCCGTATGGAGTCGCCTGCTCGAACTGATCGCGCCCTACCGTGCGGCGATCCGCAACCGATGCGCCGACGCAGAACAACGGCAAACGCGCCTGCTGCGACTGACCGACGATGACATGCTCCGCCTGTTCAAAACCGAAGGTGAAGCGGCTGTCCGCGCCCGTGCGGAATCACTGGCTTCGTTTTCACCGGGAGACACTCAGCCTGCCGCACCACGGGGCAACGTCTGCGGCATGCGGCATGACTCATCTGCCGCCGACGTGAAGGAGACGCGCTGA
- a CDS encoding replication-associated recombination protein A gives MAGLWDRQKEERRKSAEPLAVRMRPRTLDEFVGQQHFLGPGKLLRRMLEADRISSVIFYGPPGTGKTTLAELIAQYTRRRFERANAAAIGVREVREVLDDARKRLEADGVRTIFFLDEIHRFNRAQQDVLLGDVERGIITLIGATTENPFFAINSPLVSRSQIFQFQALSEEEITQVIRRAIADEQRGFGSMNVRITDDALAFLARICDGDARRALTALEIAVVSEGSTGSTRPAAATNEPSDHDVKKSEPILIDLNVAEQSIQQKAVVYDPTGDEHYDAASALIKSMRGSDPDAAVYWLARMLAAGEDPRFIARRIAILASEDIGNADPRAIMVASAAYDITERIGLPECQLTLAQAVIYMATAPKSNASTVAISAAMKDAKEGRTIPVPRHLRDGHYAGAKRLGNATGYKYAHDSATGYVEQDYLGVDRTYYIPTPRGYEAKIAEYLASLKKSSTEPRPRTNNP, from the coding sequence ATGGCCGGGCTTTGGGATCGACAGAAAGAGGAACGCCGCAAGTCAGCCGAACCGCTGGCGGTGCGGATGCGGCCGCGCACGCTCGATGAGTTCGTCGGCCAGCAGCATTTCCTCGGCCCCGGCAAACTCCTGCGACGGATGCTGGAAGCGGATCGCATCTCCAGCGTCATTTTCTACGGCCCGCCGGGTACCGGAAAGACAACGCTGGCGGAATTGATCGCCCAGTACACACGCCGACGATTCGAGCGCGCCAACGCGGCTGCCATCGGCGTCCGTGAGGTGCGTGAAGTGCTCGACGACGCACGAAAACGGCTCGAAGCCGACGGCGTGCGGACGATTTTCTTTCTCGATGAAATACACCGATTCAATCGGGCACAGCAGGACGTGCTGCTGGGCGACGTGGAGCGAGGCATCATCACGCTCATCGGTGCGACGACAGAGAATCCGTTTTTTGCGATCAACTCGCCGCTGGTCAGTCGGTCGCAGATTTTTCAGTTTCAAGCGCTGTCCGAGGAGGAGATCACGCAGGTCATCCGTCGCGCGATTGCGGATGAACAGCGGGGCTTCGGCAGCATGAATGTGCGGATCACGGATGACGCCCTCGCATTCCTGGCGCGTATCTGCGATGGTGACGCACGGCGGGCGTTGACCGCGCTGGAAATTGCCGTCGTCAGTGAAGGCTCAACCGGCTCGACCCGTCCGGCCGCTGCGACGAACGAGCCGTCCGACCATGACGTGAAAAAGTCGGAGCCGATCCTTATCGACCTGAACGTGGCGGAGCAATCGATCCAGCAGAAGGCGGTCGTCTATGACCCGACGGGTGACGAGCATTACGACGCAGCCTCGGCACTGATCAAGTCGATGCGCGGAAGCGATCCTGATGCGGCGGTTTACTGGCTGGCGCGGATGCTTGCAGCAGGGGAGGATCCCCGCTTCATCGCAAGGCGGATTGCGATTCTGGCCAGTGAAGACATCGGCAATGCGGACCCGCGAGCGATCATGGTCGCTTCCGCGGCCTATGACATCACCGAGCGCATCGGCCTGCCGGAATGCCAACTGACGCTGGCGCAGGCGGTGATTTACATGGCTACCGCGCCCAAGAGCAATGCCTCGACGGTGGCGATATCGGCAGCGATGAAAGACGCGAAGGAAGGGCGGACCATTCCCGTTCCCCGTCACCTGCGTGACGGCCACTATGCCGGTGCCAAGCGTCTGGGAAATGCGACGGGGTACAAATACGCACACGACAGCGCGACGGGTTATGTCGAGCAGGATTATCTTGGTGTCGATCGAACGTACTACATCCCCACGCCGCGCGGTTACGAAGCGAAGATCGCCGAATACCTCGCCTCATTGAAGAAAAGTTCAACGGAACCTCGGCCGCGCACCAACAATCCGTGA
- a CDS encoding DUF971 domain-containing protein has product MSEANVIRPVRLDLKKERGLGVYWPDGRASFYPISYLRKMSPSADARHLREEMARNPLTVLPASTGSDAPLTATGAELVGNYAIRIIFSDGHDTGIYSWDYLLDLDRPEFAITSGEAGETR; this is encoded by the coding sequence ATGAGTGAAGCGAATGTCATTCGACCTGTGCGGCTCGATCTTAAAAAGGAACGCGGTCTGGGGGTGTATTGGCCGGACGGCCGGGCGAGCTTTTATCCCATCAGTTACCTGCGGAAAATGTCTCCCTCTGCCGACGCCCGGCATCTCCGCGAAGAAATGGCCAGAAATCCGTTGACGGTTCTGCCTGCATCGACCGGCTCGGACGCACCACTGACCGCCACCGGCGCGGAACTGGTCGGCAACTACGCGATCCGAATTATTTTTTCCGACGGCCACGACACGGGCATCTATTCGTGGGATTACCTCCTTGATCTGGACCGCCCTGAGTTCGCCATTACCAGCGGTGAAGCGGGAGAAACCCGGTGA
- a CDS encoding acyl-CoA thioesterase — MAAGDPQHQSLRDDAGRLISFDQPDCFVYETTVQPEAIDGQGHVNNAVYVQWMDRAAFAHSCAVGYDWAAYQQLGASFVVRRHEVEYLAPAFLGQKIVDATWPGEMDRFTAMRQHQIIRLNDGVTLARAVTTWIYLDLKTGRPRRIPAEMIAAFRPR; from the coding sequence ATGGCAGCAGGGGACCCGCAGCATCAATCCCTGCGTGATGACGCGGGCAGGCTGATCTCGTTCGACCAGCCTGATTGCTTCGTTTACGAAACGACGGTCCAGCCGGAGGCGATTGACGGACAGGGACACGTAAACAATGCCGTCTATGTTCAGTGGATGGATCGGGCGGCTTTCGCCCACTCGTGCGCGGTGGGTTACGATTGGGCGGCATATCAGCAGCTCGGAGCCAGCTTTGTCGTTCGTCGTCATGAGGTGGAGTACCTCGCGCCGGCCTTTCTTGGGCAGAAAATCGTCGATGCGACCTGGCCGGGTGAGATGGATCGTTTCACGGCGATGAGGCAGCATCAGATCATTCGTCTCAACGATGGTGTGACGCTGGCACGGGCGGTGACGACGTGGATTTACCTCGATCTCAAGACAGGCAGGCCGCGTCGGATTCCTGCGGAGATGATCGCGGCCTTCAGACCGCGGTGA
- a CDS encoding L,D-transpeptidase family protein yields MALASQSIRNSAPRRAGFAADTGSRRSPWIWIALFAGCVGLAGIIWWLIEDRVTAPAGAQAANSPAQPVAAAVPTQRLDVVRHPPAPSPSPAQTPARIPTQAGAAVSAPAGSNGIAPPATTSAPSTATTTSATSSLRNPATAAGAGMKLIEDGKLIEGRAALSDVLLSPSTNADDAEVIRETLASVNARLVFSKDVVTNDPFAKLYTVEAGDRLIRIANEYKVPYRFIEQINGIEAPKLRAGQRIKIIQGPFHAVIHKRDFRMDLFLTGADGKKVYVRSFAVGLGEQNSTPEGAFVIKPGGKVQGGGWTNPRTGESFAPGDPKNPIGKYWLALQGADTRTQAVRGYGIHGTIQPESIGQQMSMGCIRLNDPDIEQVYSMLFEGKSSVEIMP; encoded by the coding sequence ATGGCCCTGGCCTCGCAAAGTATCCGTAACTCCGCCCCACGTCGTGCCGGTTTCGCAGCCGACACCGGCTCACGCCGCTCACCCTGGATTTGGATCGCTCTTTTTGCCGGATGTGTCGGGCTGGCGGGCATCATCTGGTGGCTGATCGAGGATCGCGTCACCGCCCCGGCTGGAGCGCAGGCGGCAAACTCGCCGGCTCAACCGGTTGCGGCAGCGGTCCCGACACAGCGTCTGGATGTCGTTCGTCATCCGCCGGCTCCCTCGCCGTCGCCCGCTCAAACGCCTGCTCGAATCCCGACCCAGGCTGGCGCAGCCGTATCAGCTCCCGCAGGCTCCAATGGCATCGCTCCACCTGCAACCACGTCCGCACCGAGCACCGCGACGACAACCTCTGCCACGAGTTCGCTCCGCAATCCCGCCACCGCTGCGGGCGCGGGCATGAAGCTCATTGAAGACGGCAAGCTCATTGAAGGTCGTGCTGCCCTGAGCGATGTGCTGCTTTCCCCCAGCACCAATGCTGACGATGCGGAGGTCATCCGTGAGACGCTCGCTTCCGTCAACGCACGGCTGGTCTTTTCCAAGGATGTCGTGACCAACGATCCATTCGCAAAGCTCTACACCGTGGAAGCGGGTGATCGCTTGATTCGGATCGCCAACGAATACAAGGTGCCTTACCGGTTCATCGAACAGATCAACGGCATTGAAGCTCCCAAACTCCGGGCGGGGCAGCGGATCAAGATCATTCAGGGGCCGTTCCACGCAGTGATTCACAAACGGGATTTCCGCATGGACCTGTTTCTGACCGGCGCGGACGGGAAAAAAGTTTACGTTCGCAGTTTCGCAGTCGGCCTGGGAGAGCAGAACTCAACGCCTGAAGGCGCGTTCGTCATCAAGCCCGGCGGCAAAGTGCAGGGCGGCGGGTGGACCAACCCTCGCACGGGCGAATCCTTCGCTCCGGGTGATCCCAAAAATCCGATCGGCAAATACTGGCTGGCGCTCCAGGGTGCGGACACACGAACTCAGGCTGTCCGCGGCTACGGAATCCACGGCACGATCCAGCCTGAATCCATCGGTCAGCAGATGTCGATGGGCTGCATCCGTCTGAATGACCCGGACATCGAGCAGGTTTATTCCATGCTCTTTGAGGGCAAGAGCAGCGTTGAGATCATGCCCTGA